A window of the Fusarium poae strain DAOMC 252244 chromosome 3, whole genome shotgun sequence genome harbors these coding sequences:
- a CDS encoding hypothetical protein (TransMembrane:1 (i49-67o)), whose amino-acid sequence MSSDSPKQLKFLSLDGGGVRGLSSLIILKKVMGIVGSKMKRRDLQPYQYFDLIGGTSTGGIIAIMLGRMRMSIEDCITEYQRLGSIVFGKQRHGEYMFDEKVLVRETKAVVLKYLGNEDAPLLDPLEEDACKTVLYTLPFKNTVQQTATALRTYINEDKDPNPKTWTIWEAVRATSAATTVFEPFVHGPPGKEIRYIDAGFGYNNPSDLILQEARSLWEGDHYLSLHTDVGVFLSLGTGY is encoded by the exons ATGTCTTCAGATTCACCTAAACAACTCAAGTTTCTGTCCCTTG ATGGAGGTGGTGTCAGAGGCCTCTCGTCTTTGATTATCCTGAAAAAGGTTATGGGAATAGTAGGATCCAAGATGAAGAGGCGGGATCTCCAACCATATCAATACTTTGATCTTATCGGCGGTACAAGCACTGGCGG TATCATTGCAATAATGCTCGGCCGAATGAGGATGAGCATCGAAGATTGTATCACTGAATACCAAAGACTCGGTAGTATTGTTTTCGGAAAACAACGACATGGCGAGTACATGTTTGACGAGAAGGTCCTTGTCCGTGAGACGAAAGCTGTGGTTCTGAAGTACTTGGGCAACGAAGACGCTCCGCTTCTTGACCCTTTAGAAGAAGATGCCTGTAAAAC GGTTCTTTATACTTTGCCGTTTAAGAACACGGTCCAGCAAACAGCCACCGCTCTACGCACTTACATCAACGAGGACAAAGATCCGAACCCAAAGACATGGACAATTTGGGAAGCTGTCAGGGCAACATCCGCTGCGACAACAGTCTTTGAGCCTTTTGTTCATGGTCCACCTGGAAAGGAAATTCGATATATCGATGCCGGCTTTGGGTACAACAATCCGAGTGATCTTATCCTTCAAGAGGCTAGAAGTCTTTGGGAGGGTGATCACTATCTGTCGCTCCACACAGATGTCGGAGTATTCCTCAGCCTTGGCACGGGCTATTGA
- a CDS encoding hypothetical protein (TransMembrane:8 (i12-38o44-69i81-103o115-137i149-166o172-191i203-220o240-258i)), with protein sequence MRRRPEQLDIRLAMDYFEVCWSIFSTICLVNVVFGILVCEITTFTVLAAVPIFSSAAGAIANGLCYYVYYQKHPVVNEVVAAVFSDFFWLLQEASLLLYSYIILQRVLRPNQWRLFSTIFWGLMVCTAISRVFIAIYRAKFLMQGVHEYEVIINYLHIGYFTFMAISECLSAYFLVVIFASATTSSMSAALKVGLLRYLTRSTEMRVAFLALIGVVRTIIHPFQTPGQKAVNIASQLDRFLYALFCLYPIVLYFDTLASKLRFNEDRSIYTHSDQPGNPTRYGMNTTQTQTRCYTTKSNYASKMYGGDIGQEGNNSQEQIVPPNGSTRSEISEVELQDMDVEGLVIRKTTEVTVT encoded by the exons ATGCGTCGCCGACCCGAACAACTGGACATAAG ACTCGCCATGGACTACTTCGAGGTGTGCTGGTCCATCTTCAGCACCATTTGCTTGGTTAATGTCGTATTTGGTATCCTGGTATGCGAGATCACCACGTTCACTGTATTGGCTGCTGTACCTATCTTCTCATCCGCTGCGGGCGCCATTGCAAATGGTCTTTGCTATTATGTCTACTACCAAAAGCACCCTGTTGTCAATGAGGTCGTAGCAGCTGTCTTTTCCGATTTCTTCTGGCTG CTGCAAGAAGCAAGTTTATTGCTATACAGTTACATCATTCTCCAACGAGTCCTACGACCTAACCAATGGCGACTTTTCTCTACCATCTTCTGGGGTTTGATGGTCTGTACTGCCATCTCCCGTGTTTTTATCGCCATTTACCGGGCAAAATTTCTCATGCAAGGCGTGCACGAATACGAGGTCATTATCAACTACTTACATATCGGCTACTTCACATTTATGGCTATTTCAGAATGTCTCAGCGCCTATTTCCTTGTCGTCATTTTCGCTTCCGCCACGACGTCGAGTATGAGCGCGGCACTCAAAGTCGGTCTCTTGCGTTATCTTACACGCAGTACTGAGATGCGCGTCGCTTTCCTAGCCTTGATCGGTGTTGTTCGAACTATTATCCATCCTTTCCAGACTCCAGGACAAAAGGCAGTCAATATTGCTAGTCAGCTTGATCGTTTCCTCTACGCCCTCTTTTGTCTTTACCCAATTGTCTTGTA CTTCGATACCCTGGCCTCCAAACTTCGATTCAACGAGGATAGATCCATCTATACACACAGCGATCAGCCGGGAAATCCTACGCGTTATGGGATGAATACTactcagactcagactcgATGCTATACCACAAAGTCCAACTATGCATCCAAGATGTATGGTGGCGACATTGGGCAGGAAGGAAATAACTCGCAAGAACAAATTGTTCCTCCAAATGGTTCAACCCGATCAGAGATTTCCGAGGTTGAATTGCAGGATATGGATGTTGAGGGACTTGTCATTAGAAAGACAACCGAGGTCACTGTCACATAA